In Kitasatospora gansuensis, a genomic segment contains:
- a CDS encoding serine hydrolase domain-containing protein gives MVDLGGAAQRTADQLAEGRAGVVVAALADGEAEVRAAGAVTADTVFELGSVSKVFTSLALAALVTEGLVELDQPLAELLPEAAGLQRRGVPVTLRQLAQHTSGLPRLPHGMLLPALLNPGRPDPYAKLAEPVLLGTLRRTKLGAVPGSRFRYSNLGAGLLGLALARRAGTDYEGLIAGRISAPLGLTDTAVTPADPGQLAQGHDRRARPVPGWDLAALAGAGGLRGTAADLVTFLRAQLAPEQGPLAEAIALSRTPEHRLNPFSWIHLGWMGQRLHPRQGGHLQLWHNGATGGFSSFVGFDPGAGVGVAVLTNTQRSVDGSGGALLTDLATAVSDQAVR, from the coding sequence ATGGTGGATCTGGGCGGGGCAGCGCAGCGGACGGCGGACCAACTGGCCGAGGGGCGGGCCGGGGTGGTGGTGGCCGCGCTGGCCGACGGCGAGGCCGAGGTCCGCGCGGCGGGTGCGGTGACGGCCGACACCGTCTTCGAACTGGGCTCGGTCAGCAAGGTGTTCACCTCGCTGGCGCTGGCCGCCCTGGTCACCGAGGGCCTGGTCGAACTGGACCAGCCGCTCGCCGAACTGCTCCCCGAGGCCGCCGGTCTGCAGCGGCGCGGCGTACCGGTGACGCTGCGTCAACTCGCCCAGCACACCTCGGGACTGCCCCGGCTGCCGCACGGCATGCTGCTCCCCGCCCTGCTCAACCCCGGCCGCCCCGACCCGTACGCGAAGCTCGCCGAGCCGGTGCTGCTCGGCACCCTGCGGCGGACCAAGCTGGGCGCCGTGCCGGGCAGCCGGTTCCGCTACTCGAACCTCGGGGCCGGGCTGCTCGGCCTGGCGCTGGCCCGTCGGGCGGGTACCGACTACGAGGGGCTGATCGCCGGCCGGATCAGCGCACCGCTCGGTCTGACCGACACCGCCGTCACTCCGGCCGATCCGGGCCAACTGGCGCAGGGGCACGACCGCCGGGCCCGTCCGGTGCCGGGCTGGGACCTCGCGGCGCTGGCGGGCGCGGGCGGGCTGCGCGGTACGGCGGCCGATCTGGTCACCTTCCTGCGGGCCCAACTGGCCCCGGAGCAGGGACCATTGGCCGAGGCGATCGCGCTCAGCCGGACCCCGGAGCACCGGCTGAACCCGTTCTCCTGGATCCATCTCGGGTGGATGGGCCAGCGGCTGCACCCGCGTCAGGGCGGGCACCTCCAGCTCTGGCACAACGGCGCCACCGGGGGCTTCTCGTCCTTCGTCGGCTTCGACCCGGGTGCCGGCGTCGGGGTGGCGGTGCTCACCAACACCCAGCGCTCGGTGGACGGTTCGGGCGGGGCGCTGCTGACGGACCTCGCGACCGCGGTGTCGGATCAGGCCGTCCGGTAG